A part of Denitratisoma oestradiolicum genomic DNA contains:
- a CDS encoding CmpA/NrtA family ABC transporter substrate-binding protein — protein sequence MDHDHDVYNTTRREFLRLAGGLALGGGMSGLLPGGAWAAGSDAPEKKEVRIGFIPLTDCASVVMAAVNKFDEKYGIRIIPTKEASWASVRDKLVNGELDAAHVLYGLVYGVQMGVGGPKKDMNVLMTLNNNGQAITLSNQLRDKGAIDGASLAKLVAKREREYTFAQTFPTGTHAMWLYYWLAAQGINPMKDVKTITVPPPQMVANMRVGNMDGYCVGEPWNNRAIVDNIGFTAVTTQDIWTDHPEKVLGTTAEWVAKYPNTARAMTAAIIEAGRWIDASLSNKQKTADTIASKAYVNTDSEVIVARMLGRYNNGLPGAQNRTWDDRNAMKFFNDGMAPFPYLSDGMWFMTQHKRWGLLKDEPDYLAVAKKVNRIDIYRQAAAAAGAAVPKSDMRSSKLIDGTVWDGKDPKKYAASFKVRA from the coding sequence ATGGATCATGATCATGACGTCTACAACACGACCCGCCGTGAATTCCTGCGCCTGGCCGGCGGCCTGGCCCTGGGGGGCGGCATGAGCGGCCTGCTGCCGGGCGGGGCCTGGGCGGCGGGCTCGGACGCGCCGGAAAAGAAGGAAGTCCGCATCGGCTTCATTCCCCTCACCGATTGCGCCTCGGTGGTGATGGCGGCGGTGAACAAGTTCGACGAGAAGTACGGCATCAGGATCATTCCCACCAAGGAGGCTTCCTGGGCCTCGGTGCGGGACAAGCTGGTGAATGGCGAACTGGACGCGGCTCACGTGCTCTACGGCCTGGTCTATGGCGTGCAGATGGGTGTCGGCGGCCCCAAGAAGGACATGAACGTGCTGATGACCCTGAACAACAACGGCCAGGCCATCACCCTTTCCAACCAGTTGCGGGACAAGGGCGCCATCGACGGCGCCAGCCTGGCCAAGCTGGTGGCGAAAAGGGAGCGGGAATACACCTTCGCCCAGACCTTCCCCACCGGCACCCACGCCATGTGGCTCTATTACTGGCTGGCGGCCCAGGGCATCAATCCCATGAAGGACGTCAAGACCATCACCGTGCCGCCCCCCCAGATGGTGGCCAACATGCGGGTCGGCAACATGGACGGCTACTGCGTGGGCGAACCCTGGAACAACCGGGCCATCGTGGACAACATCGGCTTCACGGCGGTGACCACCCAGGACATCTGGACCGACCATCCGGAGAAGGTGCTGGGCACCACCGCCGAGTGGGTGGCCAAGTATCCCAACACCGCCCGGGCCATGACGGCCGCCATCATCGAGGCCGGGCGCTGGATCGACGCTTCGCTTTCCAACAAGCAGAAGACCGCCGACACCATCGCCAGCAAGGCCTACGTGAACACCGACAGCGAGGTCATCGTCGCCCGCATGCTGGGCCGCTACAACAATGGCCTGCCCGGCGCCCAGAACCGGACCTGGGATGACAGGAACGCCATGAAGTTCTTCAACGACGGCATGGCGCCCTTCCCCTACCTGTCGGATGGCATGTGGTTCATGACCCAGCACAAGCGCTGGGGCCTCTTGAAGGATGAGCCGGACTACCTGGCGGTGGCAAAGAAGGTGAATCGCATCGACATCTACCGGCAGGCCGCCGCTGCTGCGGGCGCCGCTGTGCCCAAGAGCGACATGCGCAGTTCCAAACTGATCGACGGCACGGTCTGGGATGGCAAGGATCCGAAGAAGTACGCGGCGTCCTTCAAGGTTCGAGCCTGA
- the ntrB gene encoding nitrate ABC transporter permease: MSTVLAFKPPEEEVSSIAVPVAEVEAVAEPVSELAEFPQLSAGHRLREGLARVAGRMLPPLIGFGLLIGLWGLATMKGGAIPSPAQVWAAAVQLFSDPFYRNGPNDQGIGWNVLSSLQRVGIGFGFAALVGIPLGFLLGRFETLNRMFDPVISLLRPVSPLAWLPIGLLVFQKADPAATWTIFICSIWPMIINTAVGVQRVPQDYLNVARVLNLPESKVITKILFPAVLPYMLTGIRLSIGTAWLVIVAAEMLTGGVGIGFWVWDEWNNLKVEHIVIAIFVIGIVGLILEQALLLLASRFQYESR; the protein is encoded by the coding sequence ATGAGCACAGTACTGGCGTTCAAGCCGCCGGAGGAGGAGGTCTCCTCCATCGCCGTGCCGGTGGCAGAAGTCGAAGCCGTGGCCGAGCCAGTGAGCGAACTGGCGGAATTCCCTCAGCTCAGCGCCGGTCACCGTCTGCGGGAGGGGCTGGCCCGGGTGGCGGGCCGCATGTTGCCGCCCCTGATCGGCTTTGGTCTGTTGATCGGGCTTTGGGGCCTGGCGACGATGAAGGGAGGCGCCATTCCCAGTCCGGCCCAGGTCTGGGCGGCGGCGGTGCAGCTCTTCTCGGACCCCTTCTATCGCAACGGACCCAACGACCAGGGCATCGGCTGGAACGTGCTGTCCTCCCTGCAACGGGTCGGCATCGGCTTCGGCTTCGCGGCCCTGGTGGGCATTCCCCTGGGCTTCCTGCTGGGGCGCTTCGAGACCCTGAACCGCATGTTCGACCCAGTGATCTCCCTGTTGCGTCCGGTCTCGCCCCTGGCCTGGCTACCCATCGGCCTGCTGGTGTTCCAGAAGGCCGACCCGGCCGCCACCTGGACCATCTTCATCTGCTCCATCTGGCCCATGATCATCAACACCGCCGTGGGCGTGCAGCGGGTGCCCCAGGACTACCTGAACGTGGCCCGGGTGCTGAACCTGCCCGAGTCCAAGGTCATCACCAAGATTCTCTTCCCCGCCGTGCTGCCCTACATGTTGACCGGCATCCGCCTGTCCATCGGCACCGCCTGGCTGGTGATCGTGGCGGCGGAGATGCTCACCGGCGGCGTCGGCATCGGCTTCTGGGTCTGGGACGAGTGGAACAACCTCAAGGTGGAGCACATCGTCATCGCCATCTTCGTCATCGGCATCGTCGGGCTGATCCTGGAACAGGCGCTGTTGCTGCTGGCCAGCCGCTTCCAGTACGAATCCCGCTAA
- a CDS encoding ABC transporter ATP-binding protein, giving the protein MKPLVKIESVAQVFNTKQGRFTALRNIDLSIREHEVVSLIGHSGCGKSTLLNLIAGLALPSEGALICDGREISGPGPERAVVFQNHSLLPWLTCFENVHLAVERVFGRKEGKARLKVRTEEALKLVHMGHAMHKYPHEVSGGMKQRVGIARAFAMEPKILLMDEPFGALDALTRASLQDELIKVMAQTGATVVMVTHDVDEAVLLSDRIVMMTNGPAATIGEILEVDLSWPRDRLALVEQPRFAEYRAAVLDFLYRKQMRKAA; this is encoded by the coding sequence ATGAAACCCCTGGTGAAAATCGAGAGCGTGGCCCAGGTCTTCAACACCAAGCAGGGCCGCTTCACTGCCCTGCGCAACATCGACCTATCCATCCGCGAGCATGAGGTGGTGTCCCTGATCGGCCACTCGGGCTGCGGCAAGAGCACCCTGCTGAACCTGATCGCCGGACTCGCCCTGCCCAGCGAGGGCGCCCTGATCTGCGACGGCCGCGAGATCAGCGGGCCGGGGCCGGAGCGGGCGGTGGTGTTCCAGAACCATTCCCTGCTGCCCTGGCTCACCTGCTTCGAGAACGTCCATCTGGCGGTGGAGCGGGTCTTCGGCCGCAAGGAAGGCAAGGCCAGGCTCAAGGTCCGCACCGAGGAGGCTCTCAAGCTGGTGCATATGGGCCATGCCATGCACAAGTATCCCCATGAGGTATCCGGCGGCATGAAGCAGCGGGTGGGCATCGCCCGGGCCTTCGCCATGGAGCCCAAGATCCTGTTGATGGACGAGCCCTTCGGCGCCCTGGACGCCCTGACCCGGGCCAGCCTCCAGGACGAGCTGATCAAGGTGATGGCCCAGACCGGCGCCACCGTGGTGATGGTCACCCACGATGTGGACGAGGCGGTGTTGCTCTCCGACCGTATCGTGATGATGACCAACGGCCCGGCGGCCACCATCGGCGAGATCCTCGAAGTGGATCTGTCCTGGCCCCGGGATCGCCTGGCCCTGGTGGAGCAGCCCCGCTTCGCCGAGTACCGGGCGGCGGTGCTGGACTTCCTCTATCGCAAGCAGATGAGAAAGGCCGCCTGA
- a CDS encoding nitrate/nitrite transporter — MDRKSFLQAGHLPTLLTAFLYFDLAFMVWVILGPLGIQIAADLHLSSAQKGLMVATPLLAGAVLRVAMGLLVDHLKPKKAGAIGQIIVIAAMAVAWLHGIHSFEQVLILGIFLGVAGAAFAVALPLASRWYPPEHQGKAMGIAGAGNSGTALAALFAPVLAEIFGWTNVFGLLLMPLSLVFAVYLFCAKDAPNCPPPQPLSDYFKVLKDKDAWWFMFFYAVTFGGFSGLASSLAIYFNAEYGLDPKTAGYFTAGCVFAGSLVRPLGGALADRIGGVKSLSFMYLAAAGFLVIVSFGMPDVWTCSAVFVGAMLALGLGNGAVFQLVPQRFRREIGVITGLVGMAGGVGGFYLASSLGYAKQITGNYQMGFLIFAALALLALVGLTGVKQRWRTTWGAVHLSAARI, encoded by the coding sequence ATGGACCGCAAATCATTTCTCCAGGCAGGGCATTTGCCAACGCTGCTGACCGCATTTCTCTACTTCGACCTGGCCTTCATGGTCTGGGTCATCCTCGGCCCCCTGGGCATCCAGATCGCCGCCGACCTGCATCTGAGCTCGGCCCAGAAGGGCCTGATGGTGGCCACGCCGCTCCTGGCCGGCGCCGTGCTGCGGGTGGCGATGGGCCTGCTGGTGGATCACCTCAAGCCCAAGAAGGCCGGCGCCATCGGCCAGATCATCGTCATCGCGGCGATGGCCGTGGCCTGGCTGCATGGCATCCACTCCTTCGAGCAGGTGCTGATCCTGGGCATCTTCCTCGGAGTGGCGGGGGCGGCCTTCGCCGTGGCTCTGCCCCTGGCGTCCCGCTGGTATCCGCCGGAGCATCAAGGCAAGGCCATGGGCATCGCCGGCGCCGGCAACTCGGGCACGGCCCTGGCGGCCCTGTTCGCGCCGGTGCTGGCCGAAATCTTCGGCTGGACCAATGTCTTCGGCCTGCTGCTGATGCCCCTGAGCCTGGTTTTCGCGGTCTATCTGTTCTGCGCCAAGGATGCCCCCAACTGCCCGCCGCCCCAGCCCCTGTCGGACTACTTCAAGGTGCTGAAGGACAAGGACGCCTGGTGGTTCATGTTTTTCTACGCCGTCACCTTCGGCGGCTTCTCCGGGCTGGCCTCCTCCCTGGCCATCTACTTCAACGCCGAGTATGGCCTCGACCCCAAGACCGCCGGCTATTTCACCGCCGGCTGCGTCTTCGCCGGGTCCCTGGTGCGGCCCCTGGGGGGCGCCCTGGCCGACCGCATCGGCGGCGTGAAGAGCCTCTCCTTCATGTACCTTGCGGCGGCGGGCTTCCTGGTCATCGTCAGTTTCGGCATGCCCGATGTGTGGACCTGCTCGGCGGTCTTCGTTGGCGCCATGCTGGCCCTGGGCCTGGGCAACGGCGCGGTGTTCCAGTTGGTGCCCCAGCGCTTCCGGCGCGAGATCGGCGTCATCACCGGCCTGGTGGGCATGGCCGGCGGCGTCGGCGGCTTCTATCTGGCCTCCAGTCTTGGATATGCCAAGCAGATCACCGGCAACTATCAGATGGGCTTCCTGATCTTCGCCGCCCTGGCCTTGCTGGCCCTGGTTGGCCTCACCGGCGTCAAGCAGCGCTGGCGCACCACCTGGGGCGCCGTCCATCTGAGCGCGGCGCGGATCTGA
- a CDS encoding bifunctional protein-serine/threonine kinase/phosphatase, with protein MPSSLSIDVGYSSLTGPRPRNEDFVGFVTPEDGSLETKGMLLALADGVGGSAAGGEAAEYTVRGLLADYYATPDTWAVPKALDTVLLAINRWLLSHAAARREAAGMATTLSALVLRGSRWYSCHVGDSRIYRLRGGQLECLTQDHVWDHPELRHVLTRAVGLDAHLVMDYGEGELAVGDVFALMSDGVWNTLGVARIGELLGRHVQSQDAAADLAGSALQRGAQDNCSALVLRVLTVPDANLRDRLTGAQQWPLPPRLKPGQTLDGLTVEELLHESRVTLLYRVRREVSGESLVLKTLLPEAADAEARNALIHEEWLARRATSRYFPQVADHPPRAHLYYLMSWHEGETLRTMLERGHRFSLVEATEIGIHLLQGLAALHRLGIVHRDIKPDNIHLGRDGRLRILDLGVAASDGVDLQEINNPGTPSYMAPELFQGQGATVASDLYAAGATLYQLLTRKYPYGEVEPFQTPRFGDPATPLRYRADIPAWLESVLLKAVARDLPDRFETAEEFLLALEQGAHKPLRMHRRMPLVQRDPHFPLKLLAALSLVLNFFLLWLLFLR; from the coding sequence ATGCCCTCAAGCCTTTCCATCGATGTCGGCTATTCCTCCCTGACAGGGCCCCGGCCCCGTAATGAGGACTTTGTCGGCTTCGTCACGCCGGAGGACGGCTCCCTGGAAACCAAGGGCATGCTGCTGGCCCTGGCCGATGGGGTGGGGGGCTCGGCCGCCGGGGGCGAGGCGGCGGAATACACGGTGCGGGGCCTGCTCGCCGACTACTACGCCACTCCCGACACCTGGGCCGTGCCCAAGGCCCTGGACACCGTGCTGCTGGCCATCAACCGCTGGCTGCTGAGCCATGCGGCGGCGCGGCGCGAGGCGGCGGGCATGGCCACCACCCTCTCGGCCCTGGTGCTGCGGGGCAGCCGCTGGTATTCCTGCCACGTGGGCGACAGCCGCATCTACCGGCTGCGCGGCGGCCAACTGGAATGCCTGACTCAGGACCATGTCTGGGACCACCCGGAACTGCGCCATGTGCTGACCCGTGCCGTGGGCCTGGACGCCCATCTGGTGATGGACTACGGCGAAGGCGAACTGGCGGTGGGGGATGTCTTCGCCCTGATGAGCGACGGCGTCTGGAACACCCTGGGCGTGGCCCGCATCGGCGAACTGCTGGGGCGCCACGTCCAGTCCCAGGACGCGGCCGCCGATCTTGCCGGCAGCGCCCTGCAACGGGGCGCCCAGGACAATTGCAGCGCCCTGGTGTTGCGGGTGCTCACTGTGCCCGATGCCAACCTGCGCGACCGTCTCACCGGCGCCCAGCAGTGGCCCCTGCCGCCGCGCCTGAAGCCGGGCCAGACTCTGGATGGCCTGACGGTGGAGGAACTGCTCCATGAGTCCCGGGTGACCCTGCTCTATCGGGTGCGCCGCGAGGTCAGCGGCGAGTCCCTGGTGCTGAAGACCCTGTTGCCCGAGGCCGCCGACGCGGAAGCGCGCAATGCCCTGATCCATGAGGAATGGCTGGCGCGGCGGGCGACTTCCCGCTATTTCCCCCAGGTGGCGGACCATCCGCCCCGGGCGCACCTGTATTACCTGATGAGCTGGCACGAAGGCGAGACCCTGCGGACGATGCTGGAGCGGGGCCATCGCTTTTCCCTGGTGGAGGCCACCGAGATCGGCATCCATCTGCTTCAGGGCCTGGCGGCCCTGCACCGGCTGGGTATCGTCCATCGGGACATCAAGCCCGACAACATCCACCTGGGTCGTGACGGGCGACTGCGCATCCTGGACCTGGGGGTGGCGGCCTCCGACGGCGTGGACCTTCAGGAAATCAACAATCCCGGCACCCCCAGTTACATGGCGCCGGAACTGTTCCAGGGCCAGGGCGCCACCGTGGCCAGCGATCTCTACGCTGCCGGTGCCACCCTCTATCAACTGCTGACCCGCAAGTATCCCTATGGCGAGGTCGAACCCTTCCAGACCCCGCGTTTCGGCGATCCCGCCACGCCCCTGCGCTACCGCGCCGACATTCCCGCTTGGCTCGAATCGGTGCTGCTGAAGGCCGTGGCTCGGGACCTGCCCGACCGCTTCGAGACCGCCGAGGAATTTCTCCTGGCCCTGGAGCAGGGCGCCCACAAGCCCCTGCGCATGCACCGCAGGATGCCCCTGGTGCAGCGGGATCCCCACTTTCCCCTGAAGCTGCTGGCGGCCCTTTCCCTGGTGCTGAACTTCTTCCTGCTCTGGCTGCTGTTCCTGCGTTAA
- the nirB gene encoding nitrite reductase large subunit NirB → MKKMKLVLVGNGMAGVRTLEELIKLAPDMYDVTVFGAEPHPNYNRILLSPVLAGEMTLQDIVLNDWDWYRDNGIQLHTGKKVVKIDRIGRKVVADDGTEAPYDRLLLATGSMPFILPVPGHDLPGVIAYRDIADTEAMVDAAAHHKHAVVIGGGLLGLEAANGLKLRGMDVTVVHVMPWIMERQLDKTAADLLMKSLEAKGLKFMLEAQTDELVAGESGRVCAIKFKNRESVPADLVVMAVGIRPNAELAQKSGIHCERGVVVNDTLQTYDPRIYAVGECANHRGTAYGLVAPLFEQAKVCANHLAMYGIGRYQGSVTSTKLKVTGIDVFSAGDFSGGEGVDEIVLRDPAGGVYKKLCVKDDTLVGAVMYGDTADGAWYFQLLRERKNIAGIREQLMFGQSHIGDGGHAGQNKAAAMADSAEVCGCNGVCKGTIVKAIKEQGLFTVEDVRKHTKASSSCGSCTGLVEQILASTVGGAYQPSAGKDKPVCACTEHSHGEVRRAIREQKLLTIPQVMHFLEWKSADGCASCRPALNYYLISTWPGEALDDPQSRFINERAHANIQKDGTYSVVPRMWGGLTTPDELRAIADVAEKYRVPTVKVTGGQRIDLLGIKKEDLPNVWADLAKAGMGSGHAYGKSLRTVKTCVGSEHCRFGTQRSMDMGVKLEKVLFGMWSPHKVKLAVSGCPRNCAESGIKDVGVIGVDSGYELHIGGNGGIKTEVAQFLCKVKDDAEVLEYTCAFLQLYREEGYYLERTCHYLQRVGMEHVKAAVLEDAPRRRLLHQRLLDALRDYEDPWAEAVAKPPVHREYEMLEV, encoded by the coding sequence ATGAAAAAAATGAAACTGGTCCTGGTGGGCAACGGCATGGCCGGCGTGCGCACCCTGGAGGAACTGATCAAGCTGGCGCCGGACATGTACGACGTCACGGTATTCGGCGCCGAGCCCCATCCCAACTACAACCGCATCCTGCTCTCGCCGGTGCTGGCCGGCGAGATGACCTTGCAGGACATCGTGCTCAACGACTGGGACTGGTATCGGGACAACGGCATCCAGTTGCACACCGGCAAGAAGGTGGTGAAGATCGACCGCATCGGCCGCAAGGTGGTCGCCGACGATGGCACCGAGGCTCCCTACGACCGCCTGCTGCTGGCCACCGGCTCCATGCCCTTCATCCTGCCGGTGCCGGGCCACGATCTGCCGGGGGTGATCGCCTACCGGGACATCGCCGATACCGAGGCCATGGTCGATGCCGCCGCCCATCACAAGCACGCGGTGGTCATCGGCGGCGGCCTCCTCGGCCTGGAGGCCGCCAACGGCCTCAAGCTGCGCGGCATGGACGTGACGGTCGTCCATGTCATGCCCTGGATCATGGAGCGCCAGCTCGACAAGACCGCGGCCGATCTGCTGATGAAGTCGCTGGAAGCCAAGGGCCTCAAATTCATGCTCGAAGCGCAGACGGACGAACTCGTCGCCGGAGAGTCGGGCCGCGTCTGTGCGATCAAATTCAAGAACCGCGAAAGCGTGCCGGCCGACCTGGTAGTCATGGCGGTCGGCATTCGTCCCAATGCCGAGCTGGCCCAGAAGTCCGGCATCCATTGCGAGCGCGGCGTGGTGGTGAACGACACCTTGCAGACCTACGATCCGCGCATCTACGCGGTGGGCGAGTGCGCCAACCATCGCGGCACCGCCTACGGCCTGGTGGCGCCCCTGTTCGAGCAGGCCAAGGTCTGCGCCAACCACCTGGCCATGTACGGCATCGGCCGCTACCAGGGCTCGGTGACCTCCACCAAGCTCAAGGTCACCGGCATCGACGTCTTCTCCGCCGGCGACTTCTCCGGCGGCGAGGGGGTGGACGAGATCGTGCTGCGGGACCCGGCCGGCGGCGTGTACAAGAAGCTCTGCGTCAAGGACGACACCCTGGTCGGCGCGGTGATGTACGGCGACACCGCCGACGGCGCCTGGTACTTCCAGTTGCTGCGGGAGCGCAAGAACATCGCCGGCATCCGCGAGCAACTGATGTTCGGCCAGAGCCATATCGGCGACGGCGGCCATGCCGGCCAGAACAAGGCCGCCGCCATGGCCGACAGCGCCGAGGTCTGCGGCTGCAACGGCGTGTGCAAGGGCACCATCGTCAAGGCCATCAAGGAGCAGGGCCTGTTCACCGTGGAGGATGTGCGCAAACACACCAAGGCATCTTCCTCCTGCGGCTCCTGCACCGGCTTGGTGGAACAGATCCTGGCCTCCACCGTGGGCGGCGCTTACCAGCCCTCGGCGGGCAAGGACAAGCCGGTCTGTGCCTGCACCGAGCATTCCCACGGCGAGGTGCGCCGGGCCATCCGCGAGCAGAAGCTGCTCACCATTCCCCAGGTCATGCACTTCCTGGAATGGAAGAGCGCCGACGGCTGCGCCTCCTGCCGCCCGGCCCTGAACTACTACCTGATCTCCACCTGGCCCGGCGAGGCCCTGGACGATCCCCAGTCCCGCTTCATCAACGAGCGCGCCCACGCCAACATCCAGAAGGACGGCACCTATTCCGTGGTGCCCCGGATGTGGGGCGGGCTCACCACCCCCGACGAGTTGCGGGCCATCGCCGACGTGGCCGAGAAATACCGGGTGCCCACCGTCAAGGTCACCGGCGGCCAGCGTATCGACCTGCTGGGCATCAAAAAGGAAGACCTGCCCAATGTCTGGGCCGACCTGGCCAAGGCCGGCATGGGCTCGGGCCACGCCTACGGCAAGAGCCTGCGCACCGTGAAGACCTGCGTCGGTTCCGAGCACTGCCGCTTCGGCACCCAGCGCTCCATGGACATGGGGGTGAAGCTGGAGAAGGTGCTGTTCGGCATGTGGTCGCCCCACAAGGTGAAGCTGGCGGTCTCCGGCTGCCCCCGCAACTGCGCCGAGTCCGGCATCAAGGACGTGGGCGTGATCGGCGTGGATTCCGGTTACGAGCTGCACATCGGCGGCAACGGCGGCATCAAGACCGAGGTGGCCCAGTTCCTTTGCAAGGTGAAGGACGACGCCGAGGTGCTGGAATACACCTGCGCCTTCCTCCAGCTCTACCGGGAGGAGGGCTACTACCTGGAGCGCACCTGCCATTATCTGCAACGGGTCGGCATGGAGCATGTGAAGGCCGCCGTGTTGGAAGACGCCCCGCGCCGCCGCCTGCTCCACCAGCGCCTGCTCGACGCCCTGCGGGACTACGAGGACCCCTGGGCCGAGGCCGTGGCCAAGCCGCCGGTGCACCGCGAATACGAAATGCTGGAGGTCTGA
- the nirD gene encoding nitrite reductase small subunit NirD has protein sequence MEALENAVSDLNVTPVWKRLCLMEEIPRLGSRVVKSSAGDLAVFRTADDEVFAVHDKCPHKGGPLSQGIVHGRSVTCPLHSWKIDLTTGQAQAPDVGCTKPFRVKVEDGLVWLALG, from the coding sequence ATGGAAGCCCTTGAGAACGCAGTATCCGATCTGAACGTGACCCCGGTGTGGAAGCGCCTGTGCCTGATGGAGGAGATTCCCCGCCTGGGCAGCCGGGTGGTGAAGTCATCGGCGGGAGACCTGGCGGTGTTCCGCACCGCCGACGACGAAGTCTTCGCCGTCCATGACAAGTGCCCCCACAAGGGCGGTCCCCTGTCCCAGGGCATCGTCCATGGCCGCAGCGTCACCTGTCCCCTCCACTCCTGGAAGATCGACCTGACCACCGGCCAGGCCCAGGCCCCCGACGTGGGCTGCACCAAGCCCTTCCGCGTCAAGGTGGAAGACGGCCTGGTGTGGCTGGCCCTGGGATAA
- a CDS encoding SRPBCC family protein, whose amino-acid sequence MSRRNRGLSPFLALVRWEQAFADASVASAVRPIVVPANEQNLDRLSAEVRADNH is encoded by the coding sequence GTGTCGAGAAGGAATCGTGGTCTGTCCCCTTTTCTTGCCTTGGTCCGTTGGGAGCAAGCCTTTGCCGATGCCTCGGTGGCCAGCGCCGTGCGTCCCATCGTCGTGCCTGCCAACGAACAGAACCTTGACCGCCTGAGCGCTGAAGTTCGTGCAGACAATCACTGA
- a CDS encoding bifunctional riboflavin kinase/FAD synthetase codes for MRVFFGPSEQQTTPTVLTIGNFDGIHRGHAAMLERLTAKARELGLSSTVLTFEPHPRELFTPDQAPARLTSLREKLVLMEGYGVDNVFLCHFDRRLASLGAEDFIRQIVVEGLKARHVIIGDDFRFGKGRAGNFEMLETAGRQWGFSVEAMGTVDHDGLRVSSSAVRDALAAGQLELAAYLLGRPYGIAGRVYHGDKIGRTLGFPTANVQLKRKRVPLTGVYAAMVAGLDKRHLPGAASIGVRPTLRDGLKPTLEVHLLDFDREIYGAHVTVYFMHKLREEEKYPSLEALTAQIALDVEATKKYFAGNSNG; via the coding sequence ATGCGCGTATTTTTTGGCCCTTCCGAGCAGCAGACCACCCCCACGGTGCTCACCATCGGCAACTTCGATGGCATCCACCGGGGGCATGCGGCCATGCTGGAGCGGCTCACGGCCAAGGCCCGGGAACTCGGCCTGTCCTCGACGGTGCTGACCTTCGAGCCCCATCCCCGCGAACTGTTTACGCCTGACCAGGCACCGGCCCGGCTCACCAGCCTGCGGGAGAAACTGGTGTTGATGGAAGGCTATGGCGTCGATAACGTCTTTCTTTGCCACTTCGACCGGCGCCTGGCGTCCCTGGGCGCGGAGGACTTCATCCGTCAGATCGTGGTGGAGGGATTGAAGGCACGGCACGTGATCATCGGCGACGATTTCCGCTTCGGCAAGGGCCGCGCCGGCAACTTCGAGATGCTGGAAACAGCGGGGCGGCAGTGGGGCTTCAGCGTGGAAGCCATGGGCACGGTGGATCACGATGGCCTGCGGGTTTCCAGCTCGGCGGTGCGTGACGCCCTGGCGGCCGGGCAACTGGAACTGGCGGCCTACCTGCTGGGACGGCCCTACGGCATCGCCGGCCGGGTCTACCACGGTGACAAGATCGGCCGCACCCTGGGTTTCCCCACGGCCAACGTGCAATTGAAGCGCAAGCGTGTGCCCCTGACCGGGGTCTATGCAGCCATGGTGGCGGGTCTGGACAAACGCCACCTGCCGGGAGCCGCCAGCATCGGTGTGCGCCCGACCCTGCGGGATGGACTGAAGCCGACCCTGGAAGTGCATTTGCTGGACTTTGACCGGGAAATTTACGGCGCCCATGTGACGGTGTACTTCATGCACAAACTGAGGGAAGAGGAGAAATACCCCTCCCTCGAAGCCCTGACGGCCCAGATCGCCCTCGATGTGGAAGCAACCAAGAAATATTTTGCAGGCAACTCAAATGGCTGA